In a single window of the Papaver somniferum cultivar HN1 chromosome 8, ASM357369v1, whole genome shotgun sequence genome:
- the LOC113306266 gene encoding beta-amyrin 28-monooxygenase-like: MQLRDAQTGSNWFGLELLKAGKNCVPEKFFFDRINKYSSKVFTTSFLGEVITCFCSAPGNKFLFLNHYKYVEFSIPPTMMKIFPYSNPEDSRVVRQLTLSLDLPRFIGIVDSMTRKHFEVCWDNKNENEAITVYPIVKNHLFAVACKLFIGIENDPARIDRLLKEFITVINGFVALQINFPGTKLNRAVKAATLMRKEIVSIIEKRKAVNLQPLLEQDDVLSHMIPITKYLAELPDIYDAVRSEQMRIAKAKGPGKLLNLADLQKMKYSWNVACEALRLAPPAHSSFRTAITDFTYAGYFIPKGRKICMSIMSTHKDPECFTNPEKFDPSRFEGTGPAPYSYVPFGGGPHNCPGKQYAKMTMLVFMHHWVTKYKWRTLLSDPDDVGKLIFNPFPLPKNGLPILLQPNAQEIIT, from the exons ATGCAATTGAGAGATGCTCAGACAGGGTCAAATTGGTTTG GTCTTGAACTTCTAAAAGCCGGAAAAAATTGTGTCCCAGAGAAATTCTTCTTCGATAGGATTAACAAGTACTCGTCCAAAGTATTTACGACTTCGTTCCTTGGTGAAGTAATTACCTGTTTTTGTAGTGCACCTGGTAACAAATTTTTGTTCTTAAATCACTATAAATATGTCGAATTTTCGATACCACCAACAATGATGAAGATCTTTCCTTATAGTAATCCAGAAGATAGTAGAGTAGTTCGACAACTGACTCTGTCACTAGACTTACCGAGATTTATTGGTATTGTTGATTCGATGACAAGGAAACATTTCGAGGTATGTTGGGATAATAAGAACGAGAACGAGGCAATCACTGTGTACCCTATAGTGAAGAATCACCTCTTTGCAGTAGCATGTAAACTGTTTATAGGCATAGAAAATGATCCAGCTCGTATTGACAGGTTACTCAAGGAATTTATAACTGTTATTAATGGATTTGTTGCACTCCAAATAAATTTTCCTGGAACGAAACTCAATCGTGCAGTTAAAGCTGCAACGTTAATGCGAAAGGAAATCGTTTCAATAATCGAAAAGAGGAAAGCTGTTAATTTGCAGCCCCTTCTTGAACAAGATGATGTATTATCACATATGATCC CAATCACAAAGTATCTCGCGGAGCTTCCGGATATCTATGATGCAGTCAGAAGCG AACAAATGAGAATCGCTAAGGCGAAAGGACCAGGAAAGTTGCTGAACTTGGCTGACCTTCAAAAGATGAAGTACTCGTGGAACGTGGCCTGTGAAGCATTGAGACTCGCACCTCCAGCTCACTCTTCTTTCAGAACAGCAATTACTGACTTTACTTATGCTGGATATTTCATTCCAAAGGGAAGGAAG ATATGTATGAGTATAATGTCGACACATAAGGATCCTGAATGCTTCACAAATCCAGAAAAATTTGATCCTTCGAGGTTCGAAGGCACTGGACCTGCTCCGTATTCATATGTGCCTTTTGGAGGAGGACCTCATAACTGTCCCGGCAAACAATATGCTAAAATGACAATGCTTGTTTTCATGCATCATTGGGTGACAAAATATAAATGGAGGACTTTGTTATCTGATCCTGATGATGTCGGGAAGTTAATATTCAACCCATTTCCATTGCCAAAGAATGGGCTTCCTATTCTCCTTCAACCAAATGCTCAGGAAATAATAACTTAA